The Geothrix sp. genome has a window encoding:
- a CDS encoding SDR family NAD(P)-dependent oxidoreductase, with the protein MRPEHPIVLITGASSGFGEAMARLLASQGCHLALGARRVERVRALADELTKAHGIKAFAGTVDTCHTASVDTFVAEAAAALGGLHVVVANAGLASGTYKLWETPDEDLEAMMRTNVEGVVKTIRAGLPHLRKAGWGHVFFIGSTAGHQPYEGGSVYCASKFGVKAMAQSLRLELNGEQIRVTSVDPGMAVTEFSDVRLKDGDKAKAVYQGVKPLTAFDVAECVRWSLMAPDHVNIDEILVKCVDQASVHKVHRRV; encoded by the coding sequence ATGCGCCCCGAGCATCCCATCGTCCTCATCACCGGCGCGTCCAGCGGCTTCGGCGAAGCCATGGCGCGGCTGTTGGCCTCGCAGGGCTGCCACCTGGCCCTGGGCGCCCGTCGCGTGGAGCGCGTGCGGGCCCTGGCGGACGAGCTGACGAAGGCCCACGGCATCAAGGCCTTCGCGGGCACCGTGGACACCTGCCACACGGCCAGTGTGGATACTTTCGTGGCGGAGGCCGCTGCGGCGCTCGGAGGCCTGCATGTGGTGGTGGCCAACGCGGGCCTGGCCAGCGGCACCTACAAGCTGTGGGAGACGCCGGACGAGGATCTCGAAGCCATGATGCGGACCAATGTGGAGGGCGTGGTGAAGACCATCCGCGCGGGCCTCCCCCACCTCCGCAAGGCCGGCTGGGGCCATGTCTTCTTCATCGGCTCCACCGCCGGCCATCAGCCCTATGAGGGCGGCAGCGTCTACTGCGCCTCCAAGTTCGGCGTGAAGGCCATGGCCCAGAGCCTGCGCCTGGAGCTGAACGGCGAACAGATCCGCGTCACTTCCGTGGATCCCGGCATGGCCGTGACCGAGTTCTCCGATGTCCGGCTGAAGGACGGCGACAAGGCCAAGGCCGTCTACCAGGGCGTGAAGCCCCTCACCGCCTTCGATGTGGCCGAGTGCGTGCGGTGGAGCCTCATGGCGCCCGACCATGTGAACATCGACGAGATCCTGGTGAAGTGCGTGGACCAGGCCTCCGTCCACAAGGTCCACCGGCGGGTCTGA